In Heyndrickxia vini, the sequence TTCCCCCGTTAGCAGGTAGATGCGACCATGTAGACGCAAATAGCGGTATAGTCAGCACGACAAGAAATACACGCATCGTTTGTATGATCGTAACCACGATGGTATTAGCTCCGACCTCTTCAGCAATACTGGGCATGGCACTTAACCCACCAGGGGAAGTTCCAAAAAAGCTGGTGATCATATCAGTATGACTATATTTCCATAGAACCAATCCGGACAAAAGAGCAAAAATAATAGATAAAAAAAGCATAACCAATATAACCAACCAATGTTCCTTAAAGGTGTGAACTACCGATAAATTAATTTTTTGCCCCAGTTCAATTGCTAGAATAATTTGACCGATTCTTAGCCAATATGATGGTATTCCTTTTTGTCCACTGGGAATCTTTAAAAATGCTGGTCTTTTATATGAAAGAATAGCTGCTGCCAGTAAAGTTCCAATCATCCATCCAATCGAAAGGCCAGCCAAAGAAAGAACGAGCCCGCCAATACAGCTAATTATCATAAAATAAATGCTTTGAAATAATGCTTTCCTTTTCAAACGATATCCTTCTTTCTTTTGATAAACTGTACTCCTGATGTGAAATAATAGTTGAATCGCTATATAAATAACTATAATATGGTTTTAGATATAAATAAAATATCCATTTTGAATGGTGAACCATCAAAAAAATTGATGACTATATGAGGAGTTTTAATTTATATGGATGACCGAGATTGGCTCATTTTGCAAACCCTTTATTATGAGAAGAATATTACTAAAACCGCTAAAGAGTTATATATTTCCCAACCTGCTTTAACAAATCGCCTGCAGCAAATAGAAAAAGAATTCGGGGTCCAAATTGTTAATAGAGGCAGGCGAGGTGTGCAATTTACACCGCAGGGAGAATATTTAGCAAAAAGTGCACATGAAATGCTTTTAAGAATACAAAAAATCAAGGAGAATGTTCGTGATATGGAAAATCATGTAACAGGAACCTTAAGGATTGGTGTCACAAATTTTTTTGCTTATCATAAACTTCCCGAATTATTAAAGCTTTTTAAAGATCAATATCCAAATATCGAATTTAAAATATCTACAGGTTTCAGCGGAGATATCGCCAATTTAGTGAGTAATGAAGATATCCATATAGGATTTGTAAGAGGTGATTATGGATGGAAGGAGAAAAAGCATTTATTATTTGAAGAAAAAATTTGTATTGTTTCGAAAGAAAAAATAGACATTCAGCATCTCCCCCAGTTACCAAGAATCGATTATCGGACAGATCACTTATTAAAAACATTAGTGGACCATTGGTGGGGAGAAAATTATTCTAAGCCGCCATTGATAAGCATTGAGGTTGATAAAGCGGAAACCTGCAAAGAAATGGTGATCAATGGATTAGGCTATGCCATTTTACCAAGTATGATTTTAGACGATATTGACGGCCTTTATAAAACGGAAATCAAAACAAAAAATAATGAAGCCATTTTACGAAAGACATGGATGTTTTACCATGAAGAATCGTTAAAGTTAAGTATGGTGAAAGCTTTTGTCACTTTCGTTGAGAATATCGATTTCTACAATATAAATAAAACGTCGTAGAAGATTCCTCTTCCGAAAGTAATATGCTCGGGAGTTTTCATAATTGATAAGAACATTTGAAACTTTTATACTTATTGACGAAGTTGAAATATAATTCCCCATTTGAATTCATATTAGGAGGGATGTTTCCTGAAGGCAATTAAAGTATCATTACAGATAAAAATACTTGGGCTCGTATTGTTGCTAGGATTCCTTCTGATTTTCCTCCTAACAGGAATTTTCAGCTATATGGAAAGTAAGCAAATTCAAGAAAATAAAGGCAGGATGGCTTTGGAAATATCAAAAACGGTCTCTTTTATGCCTACAATAAAAAATGCTTTTCAAACCGCCGATCCTTCTAAAACGATCCAGCCTTTAGCAGAAAAGATTCGAAAAGAAACCGGGGCAGAGTTCATTGTTATAGGAAATAAAGACGGTACGCGGTATTCACATCCTAATAAATCTGAAATTGGGAAAAAAATGAAGGGTGGAGATAATGAAAGAGCCCTCATTAATGGGGATTATTATATTTCCAAGGCGAAAGGTTCCCTCGGACCGTCTCTTAGAGGGAAATCACCCATATTCAACAAACAAGGTGAGATTATTGGCTTAGTTTCTGTAGGATTTCTCATAGAGGATATCCATCAGCAAGTCATGAATCATCTCATTAAAGTACTTATTGCTTCTCTTTTCACACTTATACTCTCGATTATTGGCAGTATTTTCCTAGCCCGCAATATTCGGAAGGACACGATGGGTTTAGAGCCATATGAAATTGCCGGACTATATAAAGAAAAGAATGCGGTTCTGCATGCGGTGAAAGAGGGAATCTTAGCCATAGATCAAGAAGGCTTTATTACTATGATGAACCAGCCCGCAAAGAACCTTCTTCATATACAAGGTTCTGTTCGGCATAGAAAAGTGGATGGGCTCTTTCCGTCTAATTATCTTTATGAGGTATTGAAAACTGGAATCCCTCAAATGGATAAAGAAATGGTTTGGAAAGACCAAACCGTTATTGTGAACTGCACGCCACTTTTCGATAAAGATCGGATTACGGGGGTAGTTGCTTCTTTCCGGGACAAAACAGAAATCGAGCGGATGGTCAACACGATATCGGAGGTAAAAAGATATTCAGAAGATCTTCGTGCTCAAACACATGAATTCACGAATAAATTATATGTATTATCCGGACTGCTTCAACTAGGAGAATATGAGCAGGCAATCAGCATGATCCAAAGTGAAACAAAAGATTTACAAATACAAAATTCTGTTGTTTTTAATCAAATCAAGGATACAAAAGTACAAGCTATTCTTATTGGAAAATTGGGAAAAGCCTCTGAAAAAAAGCTTAAATTTACAATCGTTCCCGAAAGCTATTTAGAAATACTGCCATCACATATGACACTTTCGAACTTAATAGTTATACTTGGAAACCTAATCGATAACGCATTTGAGGCTGTGTATGGAAAAGACGATCCGATTGTTAAATTTTTTGCGACAGATATCGGAAGCGATGTCATTTTTGAAGTAACGGATAACGGGAAAGGCATAAGTGAAAATGAAAAACCTCTTCTTTTTAACAGAGGGTACACATCAAAGCAAGGTACAGAACCTAGAGGATTTGGTTTGTCGAATGTCGAAGAGGCTGTAAACGCAATGGGCGGGATTATCGAAGTACAGAATAATTCAGAGAACGGCACTGTATTTACGGTGTATCTGCCAAAGAAATAAGCGAGGTGTTCCTAAGATTGTCTAAATTAAATGTAGTCATTGCAGAAGATGATTTTCGGATAGCAAATATTCACGAAAAATTTTTGGAAAAGTTCGAGGAAATTAACGTAGTTGGAAAATCTCTGAACGGGGAACAAACTTTACAATTACTTAGGACAATGAAAACTGATCTGTTGCTTTTAGATGTATACATGCCTGATATGCTAGGAACTGATTTGCTTCCTATCATCCGATCGGAATTTCCAAAAGTAAGCATTATCATGATCACTGCCGCAACAGATAAAGACTTCCTTGAAAAATCCCTAAGTTATGGGGTAGAGAATTATTTAATCAAGCCTGTGAGCATGGAAAAATTTGAAGACGTTATTCAAGAATTTATTAAAAAGCGCTCTATTCTTACATCCAATCATGTAGTTAACCAACAATATGTTGATCAACTATTTGGATATGAAAAGAAAGAAAGTAGTGGAAATAGAGCAAAGTTACCAAAAGGGATTGATGAAATCACTTTAGAAAAAGTGAAAGCGGTTCTTCAAATAAAAAGAGACGGTCTTTCTGCCGAAGAGGTTGGAAATGAAATCGGTGCCTCCCGATCGACAGCTCGCAGATATTTAGAATATCTTTCATCTGTACAAGAAGCAAAAGCGGGAGTCGTTTATGGCATTGTGGGGAGACCCGAGAGAAAATACTATCCAATTTGATACGAGGATGATCCAAAGATAAAGGCACAATTTGGATCATCCTCTCTTTAAATGGAATATTACTCTTTCTATCAAACTCTTCAATTCTGCACCTCCAAATCTAGTGGGTCCTCGCGTGAGCAAAATGAGCAAAATGAATTTAAATCTTTTTAATCACTTTATTGTGAAAACGGTTACAATACTGAAAATTTCACCTATACTCAATATACAAACAAGAGAGGTGAAAATCATGTTAGCAATATTAGGATTTTTAATGATTATCATATTTATGATTTTAATTATGACCAAGCGACTTTCAGCCATGATTGCCCTTATGGTGATTCCAGTTATTTTCGCTCTTATTGGCGGATTTGGGAGTAAAATGGGCCCTATGGCACTGGAAGGCATAAAAAGTGTAGCTCCGACAGGAATTATGATTCTGTTTGCGATTCTATTTTTCGGAATCATGATCGATGCGGGTGTCTTCGATCCAATCATTTCAACCATCCTAAAAGTGGTGAAAGGGGATCCGGTAAAAATAGCAATAGGGACGGCAATTCTTGCGCTATTAATTTCCCTTGATGGTGATGGAACAACAACTTACATGATTACGATTTCAGCGATGCTTCCATTATATAAACGCATCGGCATGAGACCGCTAGTACTTGCTGGTATTGCGGTATCCGCCTCTGGGGTCATGAATCTTCTTCCATGGGGTGGACCGACTGCACGAGCAATGACCGCGTTGCATCTTGAAATGTCAGACATCTTTACACCTGTTATTCCTTCTATGATTGGCGGCGTATTATTCGTATTATTTATGGCCTTCTGTCTTGGAAGAAAAGAACGCAAACGAGTAGGTATTCTTAAAATTGATTACAGCACGATGGCTGAGATTGCTGTTACATCAGAGGGAGCTTCTTTAAAACGTCCGAAGCTCATTATTGTAAATTACGCGCTAACCATCTTGCTTTTAGTTGCATTAATCAAAGAAGTACTACCTACAACTGTCTTATTCATGATTGGATTCGCTATCGCGATAACGATGAATTATCCGAAATTAAGTGACCAAAAGGAACGTATTGCACACTATGCAGATAATGCTTTATCTGTTGTATCCATGGTGTTTGCAGCAGGGATCTTCACTGGTATTCTATCAGGGACAAAAATGGTGGATGCTATGGCAAACACGATGATTACTCATATTCCCGATGCCTTTGGTTCACATTTTGCATTGATTACGGCAATTATCAGTGCACCATTTACATTTTTCATGTCAAACGATGCATTTTACTACGGAGTACTTCCTTTACTTGCTAAGGCGGCTAGCGGTTATGGAATTGATCCCGCTATGATTGGACGGGCATCCCTTTTAGGATTACCTGTACATTTATTAAGCCCATTAGTTCCTTCAACTTACCTATTAGTTGGTATGGTCGGCGCGGATTTTGGCGATTTACAACGTTCATTCCTAAAATGGGCTTGTGG encodes:
- a CDS encoding response regulator, whose protein sequence is MSKLNVVIAEDDFRIANIHEKFLEKFEEINVVGKSLNGEQTLQLLRTMKTDLLLLDVYMPDMLGTDLLPIIRSEFPKVSIIMITAATDKDFLEKSLSYGVENYLIKPVSMEKFEDVIQEFIKKRSILTSNHVVNQQYVDQLFGYEKKESSGNRAKLPKGIDEITLEKVKAVLQIKRDGLSAEEVGNEIGASRSTARRYLEYLSSVQEAKAGVVYGIVGRPERKYYPI
- a CDS encoding LysR family transcriptional regulator; this encodes MDDRDWLILQTLYYEKNITKTAKELYISQPALTNRLQQIEKEFGVQIVNRGRRGVQFTPQGEYLAKSAHEMLLRIQKIKENVRDMENHVTGTLRIGVTNFFAYHKLPELLKLFKDQYPNIEFKISTGFSGDIANLVSNEDIHIGFVRGDYGWKEKKHLLFEEKICIVSKEKIDIQHLPQLPRIDYRTDHLLKTLVDHWWGENYSKPPLISIEVDKAETCKEMVINGLGYAILPSMILDDIDGLYKTEIKTKNNEAILRKTWMFYHEESLKLSMVKAFVTFVENIDFYNINKTS
- a CDS encoding ATP-binding protein; this translates as MKAIKVSLQIKILGLVLLLGFLLIFLLTGIFSYMESKQIQENKGRMALEISKTVSFMPTIKNAFQTADPSKTIQPLAEKIRKETGAEFIVIGNKDGTRYSHPNKSEIGKKMKGGDNERALINGDYYISKAKGSLGPSLRGKSPIFNKQGEIIGLVSVGFLIEDIHQQVMNHLIKVLIASLFTLILSIIGSIFLARNIRKDTMGLEPYEIAGLYKEKNAVLHAVKEGILAIDQEGFITMMNQPAKNLLHIQGSVRHRKVDGLFPSNYLYEVLKTGIPQMDKEMVWKDQTVIVNCTPLFDKDRITGVVASFRDKTEIERMVNTISEVKRYSEDLRAQTHEFTNKLYVLSGLLQLGEYEQAISMIQSETKDLQIQNSVVFNQIKDTKVQAILIGKLGKASEKKLKFTIVPESYLEILPSHMTLSNLIVILGNLIDNAFEAVYGKDDPIVKFFATDIGSDVIFEVTDNGKGISENEKPLLFNRGYTSKQGTEPRGFGLSNVEEAVNAMGGIIEVQNNSENGTVFTVYLPKK
- a CDS encoding CitMHS family transporter: MLAILGFLMIIIFMILIMTKRLSAMIALMVIPVIFALIGGFGSKMGPMALEGIKSVAPTGIMILFAILFFGIMIDAGVFDPIISTILKVVKGDPVKIAIGTAILALLISLDGDGTTTYMITISAMLPLYKRIGMRPLVLAGIAVSASGVMNLLPWGGPTARAMTALHLEMSDIFTPVIPSMIGGVLFVLFMAFCLGRKERKRVGILKIDYSTMAEIAVTSEGASLKRPKLIIVNYALTILLLVALIKEVLPTTVLFMIGFAIAITMNYPKLSDQKERIAHYADNALSVVSMVFAAGIFTGILSGTKMVDAMANTMITHIPDAFGSHFALITAIISAPFTFFMSNDAFYYGVLPLLAKAASGYGIDPAMIGRASLLGLPVHLLSPLVPSTYLLVGMVGADFGDLQRSFLKWACGSTVVMIVVALLLSIIPL